Proteins encoded together in one Pseudomonas sp. ADAK13 window:
- the gacA gene encoding response regulator transcription factor GacA — MIRVLVVDDHDLVRTGITRMLADIDGLQVVGQAESGEESLIKARELKPDVVLMDVKMPGIGGLGATTKLLRSHPDIKVVVVTVCEEDPFPTRLLQAGAAGYLTKGAGLAEMVQAIRLVFAGQRYISPQIAQQLAIKSFQPTSDSPFDALSEREIQIALMIVGCQKVQSISDKLCLSPKTVNTYRYRIFEKLSISSDVELTLLAVRHGMVDASA, encoded by the coding sequence TTGATTAGGGTGCTAGTAGTCGATGACCATGATCTCGTTCGTACAGGCATTACACGAATGCTGGCTGACATCGATGGCCTGCAAGTAGTCGGCCAGGCCGAGTCAGGGGAGGAATCCCTGATCAAGGCCCGGGAGTTGAAGCCCGATGTGGTTTTGATGGACGTCAAGATGCCCGGGATCGGCGGTCTTGGCGCCACTACGAAGTTGTTGCGCAGCCATCCGGATATCAAAGTCGTGGTAGTCACCGTGTGTGAAGAAGATCCGTTTCCTACACGGCTTCTACAAGCGGGCGCTGCCGGCTATCTGACAAAAGGCGCGGGCCTGGCGGAGATGGTCCAGGCCATTCGGCTGGTGTTTGCCGGCCAACGCTACATCAGCCCGCAGATTGCCCAGCAGTTGGCGATCAAGTCGTTCCAGCCCACCAGCGACTCGCCGTTCGATGCGCTGTCGGAGCGGGAAATCCAGATCGCCTTGATGATTGTCGGCTGCCAAAAAGTTCAGTCGATCTCCGACAAGCTGTGCCTGTCGCCGAAAACCGTGAACACCTACCGTTACCGGATTTTCGAAAAGCTTTCCATCAGCAGTGATGTTGAACTGACCCTGCTGGCGGTACGCCACGGCATGGTTGACGCCAGCGCCTGA
- the uvrC gene encoding excinuclease ABC subunit UvrC — protein sequence MTAPEIKFLFDPSAFLATCSGRPGVYRMFDSEARLLYVGKAKNLKSRLASYFRKTGLAPKTAALVARIAQVETTITANETEALLLEQTLIKEWRPPYNILLRDDKSYPYVFLSDGDFPRLSIHRGAKKQKGKYFGPYPSAGAIRESLSLLQKAFFVRQCEDSFYKNRNRPCLQYQIKRCKAPCVGLVEPAEYAEDVRHSVMFLEGRSNALADELSGAMEQAASTLDFERAAELRDQISLLRRVQDQQSMEGGTGDVDVIAAFVNPGGACVHLISVRGGRVLGSKNFFPQTGIEEEVAEVMAAFLGQYYVSSPERDLPSELIVNVVHEDFPALIEAIHELRGRELDISHRVRGTRARWQQLAVTNAEQALGARLANRQHVAARFDALAEVLKLDEPPQRLECYDISHSSGEATVASCVVFGPEGPIKSDYRRYNIEGVTPGDDYAAMHQALTRRFSKLKDGEGKLPDILLVDGGKGQLSMARDVLNELAVPDLILLGVAKGATRKAGFETLYLNDAAHEFTLKGDSPALHLIQQIRDEAHRFAITGHRARRGKTRRTSTLEGVAGVGPTRRRDLLKHFGGLQELSRASIEEIAKAPGISKKLAELIYANLHSE from the coding sequence ATGACAGCCCCTGAAATAAAATTCCTGTTCGATCCGAGTGCGTTTCTTGCTACCTGCAGTGGCCGCCCCGGCGTGTATCGCATGTTCGACAGCGAAGCGCGCCTGCTCTACGTCGGTAAAGCCAAGAACCTGAAGAGCCGCCTGGCGAGTTACTTCCGCAAGACGGGCCTGGCGCCGAAGACTGCGGCGCTGGTGGCGCGTATCGCCCAGGTCGAAACCACCATCACCGCCAATGAAACCGAGGCGCTGCTGCTTGAGCAGACGCTGATCAAGGAATGGCGGCCGCCCTACAACATCCTGCTGCGTGACGATAAGTCCTACCCGTACGTGTTTCTCTCGGACGGCGACTTTCCGCGCCTGAGCATCCATCGCGGTGCCAAGAAGCAGAAGGGCAAATATTTCGGGCCGTACCCCAGCGCCGGCGCCATCCGCGAGAGCCTGAGCCTGCTGCAAAAGGCATTTTTCGTGCGCCAGTGCGAAGACAGTTTCTACAAGAACCGCAACCGCCCGTGCCTGCAATACCAGATCAAACGCTGCAAGGCGCCGTGCGTGGGCCTGGTTGAGCCGGCGGAATACGCCGAGGACGTGCGTCACTCGGTGATGTTTCTTGAAGGCCGCAGCAATGCCCTGGCCGATGAATTGTCCGGCGCCATGGAGCAAGCGGCCAGCACCCTGGATTTCGAGCGTGCCGCAGAACTGCGTGACCAGATTTCCCTGCTGCGCCGCGTCCAGGACCAGCAGAGCATGGAAGGCGGCACCGGCGACGTCGATGTCATCGCCGCCTTCGTCAACCCGGGCGGCGCCTGTGTGCACCTGATCAGCGTGCGGGGCGGGCGGGTGCTGGGCAGCAAGAACTTCTTCCCCCAGACCGGTATAGAAGAGGAGGTCGCCGAAGTCATGGCGGCGTTCCTGGGCCAGTATTACGTCAGCAGCCCCGAGCGCGACCTGCCGAGCGAGTTGATCGTCAACGTGGTGCACGAGGACTTCCCCGCGCTGATCGAGGCGATTCACGAACTGCGAGGCCGCGAGCTGGACATCAGCCACCGCGTGCGCGGCACCCGTGCCCGCTGGCAGCAACTGGCCGTGACCAACGCCGAACAGGCCCTGGGCGCACGCCTGGCCAACCGCCAGCACGTCGCTGCACGATTTGATGCCTTGGCCGAAGTGCTCAAGCTCGACGAACCGCCCCAGCGCCTGGAGTGCTATGACATCAGCCACTCCAGCGGCGAGGCCACCGTGGCCTCCTGCGTGGTGTTCGGGCCGGAAGGGCCGATCAAGTCCGATTACCGCCGTTACAACATCGAAGGCGTCACCCCGGGCGATGACTACGCTGCGATGCACCAGGCCCTGACCCGCCGCTTCAGCAAACTGAAGGACGGCGAGGGCAAGCTGCCGGACATCCTGCTGGTGGACGGCGGCAAGGGTCAGCTGTCCATGGCCCGCGACGTGCTCAACGAACTGGCCGTCCCCGACCTGATCCTGCTCGGCGTGGCCAAGGGTGCCACCCGCAAGGCCGGTTTTGAAACCTTGTACTTGAATGATGCGGCCCATGAGTTCACCTTGAAGGGCGACTCTCCGGCACTGCACCTGATTCAGCAGATCCGCGATGAAGCCCACCGTTTCGCCATCACCGGCCACCGTGCCCGACGTGGCAAAACCCGGCGCACCTCAACCCTGGAAGGGGTCGCAGGGGTCGGGCCGACACGGCGGCGTGACCTGTTAAAACATTTTGGTGGCTTGCAGGAGCTGTCCCGTGCCAGCATCGAAGAAATAGCCAAAGCTCCCGGTATCAGTAAAAAGCTCGCAGAGTTGATTTATGCAAATCTGCACAGCGAGTAG
- the pgsA gene encoding CDP-diacylglycerol--glycerol-3-phosphate 3-phosphatidyltransferase yields MNIPNLITVLRVLLIPIFILLFYLPYEWSYMASSSVFAFAAATDWLDGYLARRLEQSTPFGAFLDPVADKLMVAVALVLLVQEHGNLWLTLPAAVIIGREIVVSALREWMAEIGARAHVAVSNMGKWKTAAQMLALVILLANPSDFSFWVLLGYALLLIAAGLTLWSMLQYLRAAWPHLRTEVEKK; encoded by the coding sequence ATGAATATCCCTAATCTGATCACCGTACTACGCGTCCTGCTCATTCCGATTTTCATTTTGCTGTTTTACCTGCCGTACGAATGGAGCTACATGGCATCCAGTTCGGTCTTCGCCTTCGCGGCTGCCACCGACTGGCTGGACGGCTACCTGGCCCGCCGCCTGGAACAGAGCACGCCGTTTGGCGCGTTCCTCGACCCGGTGGCCGACAAACTGATGGTAGCGGTAGCCCTGGTGCTGCTGGTGCAGGAACACGGCAACCTCTGGCTGACCTTGCCGGCGGCCGTGATCATCGGTCGTGAGATCGTCGTCTCGGCCCTACGGGAATGGATGGCCGAAATCGGCGCCCGTGCCCATGTGGCCGTGTCCAACATGGGCAAATGGAAAACCGCGGCGCAGATGCTCGCCCTGGTGATCCTGCTGGCGAATCCGTCGGACTTCTCCTTCTGGGTATTGCTGGGCTACGCCTTGCTGCTGATTGCCGCAGGCCTGACCTTGTGGTCCATGCTGCAATATTTGCGCGCCGCCTGGCCGCATCTGCGCACCGAGGTTGAAAAGAAATAA
- a CDS encoding tyrosine-type recombinase/integrase — translation MTLSDMTVRHARITGNDYTLGDTDGLALNVTAQGGKIWRFRYYWAGTQKRMSLGSYPQIGLKEARARRDEARALVAQGINPYEYRKQQRRAVRTAAEHTFEAVFNQWVEFRRLSLREGRQSTLSQILRIFNKDILPSLGGRSVYDINRHDLLDLLSRIEQRKALTTAEKCRTWFNQLFRYALVKVDGLEHNPASDLDVVALPKPPVAHNPFLRMDELPALLAALRWHRGVSQTRLGLRLLLLTGVRTGELRLATPDQFDLEQRLWIIPPEVVKQLQVAMRKPGKQTQNIPPYIVPLSVQALEIVRQLLSQVVPAQRYLFMHRSDLSKRISENTLNGALRRMGYADQLTGHGMRATISTALNEIGYPKVWVDAQLSHADPDKVSAAYNHAEYVEQRRTMMQDWANRLDLWGQGQLKAASSPLTIRLEGAASLPSLENANVNSVLYNSSAPTTTAPVARVLVSSEPAHIVHHKSPVVSVPIRTEKPQKSYVSDIQRERAEMLATYEASSNLPLLVFAKLAGKSRDQINRDIKARRLLSLSLGNRGQRIPDWQLDPLRHKLVLTVLKRSPDVDAWRLYRTLCEPNERLKGRSPIDVLTSDNFDVTIGIVCRYLGSS, via the coding sequence ATGACACTCTCGGATATGACCGTTCGGCACGCCCGAATTACCGGTAATGACTACACGCTAGGCGACACGGATGGGCTCGCGCTCAATGTGACAGCCCAAGGTGGAAAAATCTGGCGCTTCAGGTACTACTGGGCGGGTACGCAGAAGCGTATGTCCCTGGGTAGTTACCCACAAATCGGTCTCAAAGAAGCCCGAGCGCGACGTGATGAGGCGCGTGCCTTGGTTGCTCAAGGCATCAATCCCTATGAGTACCGCAAACAGCAACGTCGTGCTGTTCGTACTGCGGCAGAGCATACTTTCGAAGCAGTGTTCAATCAGTGGGTCGAATTTCGCAGGCTGAGCCTGAGGGAAGGCCGCCAGAGCACGCTCTCGCAAATTTTAAGAATCTTCAATAAAGACATCCTGCCATCGCTTGGTGGGCGGTCCGTCTACGATATCAATCGTCACGATCTGCTGGATTTGCTGAGCAGGATCGAACAGCGCAAGGCCTTAACGACAGCTGAAAAGTGTCGGACCTGGTTCAACCAATTGTTCCGATATGCGCTGGTGAAGGTAGATGGGCTGGAACACAATCCGGCTTCAGATCTTGACGTCGTCGCACTCCCCAAGCCCCCGGTAGCGCACAATCCGTTTTTACGTATGGACGAGCTGCCGGCGTTGCTCGCTGCGCTTCGTTGGCACCGTGGAGTAAGCCAAACACGGCTTGGTCTTCGACTTCTGTTGCTGACTGGTGTCCGCACCGGTGAGTTGCGCTTGGCGACACCTGATCAGTTCGATCTGGAACAGCGGTTATGGATCATACCGCCGGAGGTGGTGAAGCAACTCCAGGTAGCGATGCGTAAGCCAGGGAAGCAGACCCAAAATATACCGCCCTATATCGTCCCATTGTCGGTTCAGGCGCTTGAAATAGTGCGCCAGTTGCTCAGCCAGGTTGTCCCGGCGCAACGTTACTTGTTCATGCATCGGAGCGACCTGAGTAAGCGCATCAGTGAGAACACCTTGAATGGTGCGCTGCGTCGAATGGGCTATGCTGACCAACTGACCGGTCATGGTATGAGGGCTACGATCTCGACGGCGCTTAACGAGATCGGCTACCCAAAGGTGTGGGTGGATGCCCAGCTTTCTCATGCCGACCCAGACAAGGTAAGTGCGGCTTACAACCACGCTGAATACGTCGAGCAGCGCCGGACAATGATGCAGGACTGGGCCAACCGACTGGATCTTTGGGGACAGGGCCAACTGAAGGCGGCAAGCTCTCCGCTCACTATTCGTCTGGAGGGGGCTGCTTCGCTGCCCTCGCTCGAAAACGCGAACGTAAATTCTGTTCTGTACAACAGTAGCGCTCCAACGACGACCGCCCCAGTGGCCAGGGTGTTAGTCAGCAGCGAACCGGCCCACATCGTGCACCACAAATCGCCTGTCGTATCCGTTCCAATCCGGACGGAAAAGCCGCAAAAATCCTACGTGTCCGACATCCAGCGTGAGCGCGCAGAGATGCTAGCCACTTATGAGGCTTCGAGTAATTTACCGCTGCTAGTCTTCGCCAAGCTGGCAGGCAAATCCCGTGATCAGATCAATCGGGATATCAAGGCCCGGCGTCTGCTGTCCTTGAGTCTAGGGAATCGCGGTCAGCGCATTCCCGATTGGCAACTTGATCCATTGCGGCACAAGCTGGTTCTCACCGTGTTAAAGCGGTCTCCAGATGTGGATGCATGGAGGCTTTATCGGACGCTCTGTGAGCCCAATGAGCGACTAAAAGGTCGTTCGCCAATCGATGTCCTCACTTCGGATAATTTCGACGTGACCATAGGGATCGTGTGCAGATATCTGGGCTCAAGTTGA